A stretch of the Arthrobacter sp. PAMC 25486 genome encodes the following:
- a CDS encoding NADPH:quinone reductase, whose product MEPAVMKAAYFTGRGGLDVIEYGNVPLPRPAPGTILVRVAASAVDNVDTFVRSGAYATELVFPQVLGRDLVGTVERLGSGTPEEYAGFAPGDPVWSNSMGFAGRPGAAAEFAAVPVERLYRLHAGTNPVAAAAVLHSGATAYLALHRHGQVQPGETVFIGGAGGGVGSAALSQAVSAGAMVVASSSAADLEYCRGLGAGAVLDYRSPDFADELRDTVDRVSGGRGVDVHLETSGRHQLDLALDVLGLRGRIVLMSGMSAKATIPLGRLYPHDISIRGFAISNATETDLAEASTTVNKLLAGGALAARSITTLPLQDAARAHSAMEAGTVHGKIVLLP is encoded by the coding sequence ATGGAGCCAGCAGTCATGAAGGCCGCGTATTTCACCGGAAGGGGCGGCCTCGACGTCATCGAATACGGCAACGTGCCGCTGCCCCGGCCAGCGCCCGGCACCATTCTGGTGCGGGTGGCCGCCTCCGCTGTGGACAACGTGGACACCTTTGTCCGCAGCGGCGCCTATGCCACGGAACTTGTTTTTCCACAGGTGCTGGGCCGGGACCTGGTGGGCACGGTCGAACGGCTCGGATCTGGCACGCCGGAGGAGTACGCCGGCTTCGCACCAGGGGATCCGGTATGGTCCAATTCGATGGGATTTGCAGGCCGGCCAGGGGCGGCCGCCGAGTTCGCGGCCGTTCCCGTCGAGCGGCTGTACCGGCTGCATGCCGGGACGAACCCGGTGGCGGCGGCAGCTGTGCTCCACTCCGGCGCCACCGCCTATTTGGCGCTGCACCGGCATGGCCAAGTGCAGCCGGGGGAAACCGTGTTCATCGGCGGTGCGGGCGGGGGCGTCGGTTCTGCCGCCCTCAGCCAGGCAGTCAGTGCCGGTGCCATGGTCGTCGCCTCCTCCAGCGCAGCCGACCTCGAGTACTGCCGCGGGCTGGGCGCCGGCGCCGTGCTTGACTACCGGTCCCCGGACTTCGCCGATGAACTGCGCGACACCGTGGACCGGGTCTCCGGCGGTCGTGGGGTGGATGTGCATCTGGAGACGTCCGGACGGCACCAGCTTGATCTTGCCCTGGACGTGTTGGGGCTGCGTGGACGCATCGTGCTCATGTCGGGCATGTCAGCGAAGGCCACCATCCCGCTGGGCAGGCTGTACCCGCACGACATAAGCATCCGTGGATTTGCGATTAGCAACGCAACGGAAACCGACCTTGCGGAGGCTTCGACAACAGTGAACAAGCTCCTGGCTGGCGGGGCACTTGCGGCACGCAGCATCACCACACTGCCGCTGCAGGATGCGGCCCGCGCGCACTCCG